A portion of the Halobacterium hubeiense genome contains these proteins:
- a CDS encoding cytochrome ubiquinol oxidase subunit I, with protein sequence MVPATLLPTVDLGWIALLSPETASRMQFGWTISVHIIFASLSIGLAPFIIYFTWKDVRTNEQQYARLRSFWVKVFAAGFVMGTVTGIPMSFQFGTNFPQFATIAGELIGGPLAFEAKMAFFLEAVFLGVLLYGRERVADRTYVLSSVLVGVGAWLSGFWILVVNAWMQTPRGYEMVTRNGMEVAKLTDPVAAFLTPRMPWMYVHMMNASVISVALLVAGVSAYVVWKKPNADAWNSALKLAVVLLLVSAPLQAVHGDAYGRHVEDTQPQKFAAMEAHYETGSADLHLLAFPKSLDALTDPRAENLFTVSLPGIGSFLASGGDFDAEVIGLNEYEENPPVALVFWSFRFMVGLGFLFIALALWGGYLTYRGRLTESTRYLKAMIAASPFGYAALLTGWYVTEIGRQPWVIQGELKTSEAVSSTLTGTEATLTLVGFVVLYVALILTALYVLKWLIRRELRSLGVQESSSGRWRGPLPWVTSDD encoded by the coding sequence ATGGTCCCAGCGACACTTCTACCCACCGTCGACCTGGGGTGGATAGCCTTGCTCTCTCCGGAAACCGCGAGCCGTATGCAGTTCGGGTGGACGATCTCCGTGCACATCATTTTCGCGTCTCTCTCGATCGGGCTCGCACCGTTTATCATCTACTTCACCTGGAAAGACGTACGAACTAACGAGCAGCAGTATGCGCGGTTACGCTCGTTTTGGGTGAAGGTGTTCGCCGCTGGCTTCGTGATGGGAACGGTCACCGGTATCCCAATGAGCTTCCAGTTCGGGACGAACTTCCCGCAGTTCGCCACAATCGCCGGTGAACTGATCGGTGGGCCACTCGCATTCGAGGCGAAGATGGCGTTCTTCTTGGAAGCCGTCTTCCTCGGCGTGTTGCTGTACGGCCGCGAGCGCGTCGCGGACCGAACGTACGTCCTCTCCTCGGTCCTCGTCGGGGTCGGTGCCTGGCTGTCGGGGTTCTGGATTCTGGTCGTCAACGCGTGGATGCAGACGCCTCGGGGCTACGAGATGGTTACCCGCAACGGGATGGAGGTAGCCAAGCTCACTGACCCGGTCGCGGCGTTCCTCACCCCGCGAATGCCGTGGATGTACGTTCACATGATGAACGCGTCGGTGATATCGGTCGCGCTGCTCGTCGCGGGCGTCTCGGCGTACGTCGTCTGGAAGAAGCCGAACGCGGACGCCTGGAACTCCGCGCTCAAACTCGCCGTCGTCCTGCTACTCGTCTCGGCGCCGTTGCAGGCGGTCCACGGCGACGCCTACGGCCGACACGTCGAGGATACGCAGCCCCAGAAGTTCGCCGCGATGGAAGCCCACTACGAGACGGGGTCGGCCGACCTCCACCTGCTCGCGTTCCCGAAGTCCCTCGACGCGCTCACCGACCCGCGCGCCGAGAACCTCTTCACGGTGAGTCTCCCCGGAATCGGGTCGTTCCTCGCCAGTGGCGGGGACTTCGACGCCGAGGTCATCGGCCTGAACGAGTACGAGGAGAACCCCCCCGTCGCGCTCGTGTTCTGGTCGTTCCGCTTCATGGTCGGGCTCGGGTTCCTGTTCATCGCGCTCGCGCTCTGGGGCGGGTACCTCACGTACCGCGGACGGTTGACCGAGAGTACGCGCTACCTGAAGGCGATGATCGCGGCATCGCCATTCGGCTATGCGGCGTTGCTCACCGGCTGGTACGTCACCGAGATCGGCCGCCAACCGTGGGTCATCCAGGGCGAACTCAAGACGAGCGAGGCGGTCTCCTCGACGCTCACTGGGACCGAAGCGACCCTGACCCTGGTCGGGTTCGTCGTCCTCTACGTCGCGTTGATACTGACGGCGCTGTACGTCCTGAAGTGGCTGATTCGTAGAGAGCTCCGGTCGCTCGGCGTCCAAGAGTCGAGTTCGGGCCGCTGGCGTGGCCCTCTCCCGTGGGTGACCAGCGATGACTGA